A genomic window from Gemmatimonadaceae bacterium includes:
- a CDS encoding (2Fe-2S) ferredoxin domain-containing protein: MSQYPRHIFVCTSGKTCKAADSAATFEALKHACRDAGIAQSVRVNHAGCFAQCGHGPMVVVYPEDVWYHGITVERAQRIFTEHLVGGTPVEEYRYIAPPGDNKLPGT, encoded by the coding sequence ATGTCCCAATACCCCCGCCACATCTTCGTCTGCACCTCCGGCAAGACCTGCAAAGCCGCCGATTCCGCCGCCACCTTCGAGGCCCTCAAGCACGCCTGCCGCGACGCCGGCATCGCGCAGTCCGTGCGCGTGAACCACGCCGGCTGCTTCGCGCAGTGCGGCCACGGGCCGATGGTCGTCGTGTATCCCGAGGACGTCTGGTACCACGGCATCACCGTCGAGAGGGCCCAGCGGATCTTCACCGAGCACCTCGTCGGGGGCACGCCGGTGGAGGAGTACCGCTACATCGCGCCGCCGGGCGACAACAAGCTGCCGGGCACCTGA
- a CDS encoding NAD(P)H-dependent oxidoreductase subunit E — MPARHPLEGLMEPYTRHVLVCTGGYCTADRGGRAIYSLLARLLEREGLLFGPTRVKRSEAPCLGVCTGGPIVVVYPEGTWYADVTPALLERIVVEHLKGGREVAEAVFHRYGPAQ, encoded by the coding sequence ATGCCGGCGCGTCACCCGCTCGAGGGCCTGATGGAGCCGTACACGCGACACGTGCTCGTGTGCACAGGCGGCTACTGCACCGCCGACCGCGGCGGCCGCGCCATCTACTCGCTTCTCGCGCGCCTGCTCGAGCGCGAGGGCCTGCTCTTCGGTCCCACGCGCGTGAAGCGCAGTGAGGCCCCTTGCCTCGGTGTCTGCACCGGCGGGCCGATCGTCGTGGTGTATCCCGAGGGCACCTGGTACGCCGACGTCACGCCGGCACTGCTCGAGCGCATCGTCGTCGAGCACCTGAAGGGCGGGCGCGAGGTCGCCGAGGCGGTCTTTCACCGCTACGGCCCGGCGCAGTGA
- a CDS encoding zinc metalloprotease HtpX translates to MNNVKVFALMAAMTALLGAVGGVVGGQSGLVVALLFAGVMNVFMYWSSSKMVLRMYKAQVVTAAQAPELYEMTDRLRQRAGLPMPTLAIAPHEQPNAFATGRNAEHAVVCVTAGLLKLVNRDELEGVIAHELAHIKNRDMLLQTITATMAGAISMLGQMALWFGGRDENGNRNMVGALVMFFVAPLAAALIQSAISRQREFKADKVGAEISGKPLALASSLQKLEAYAKRIPMDVAPAAAALAISNPLSALGGGMMSLFSTHPATADRVAKLQAMAA, encoded by the coding sequence ATGAACAACGTGAAGGTCTTCGCTTTGATGGCGGCTATGACCGCGCTCCTCGGCGCGGTGGGTGGTGTCGTCGGGGGCCAGAGCGGGCTGGTGGTGGCGCTGCTGTTCGCCGGCGTGATGAACGTCTTTATGTACTGGAGCAGCTCGAAGATGGTGCTCCGGATGTACAAGGCGCAGGTGGTGACTGCCGCGCAGGCACCGGAGCTGTACGAGATGACCGACCGCCTGCGCCAGCGCGCCGGACTGCCGATGCCGACGCTGGCCATCGCGCCGCACGAGCAGCCCAACGCCTTCGCGACGGGCCGCAACGCGGAGCACGCGGTGGTCTGCGTGACCGCCGGCCTGCTCAAGCTCGTGAACCGCGACGAACTCGAAGGCGTGATCGCGCACGAGCTGGCGCACATCAAGAACCGCGATATGCTGCTGCAGACGATCACCGCGACGATGGCGGGCGCGATTTCGATGCTCGGCCAGATGGCGCTGTGGTTCGGCGGCCGCGACGAGAACGGGAACCGCAATATGGTCGGCGCGCTGGTGATGTTCTTCGTCGCGCCGCTGGCGGCCGCGCTCATCCAGTCGGCCATCTCGCGGCAGCGCGAGTTCAAGGCGGACAAGGTCGGCGCCGAGATCAGCGGCAAGCCCCTGGCGCTGGCGAGCTCGCTGCAGAAGCTCGAGGCCTACGCCAAGCGGATTCCGATGGACGTGGCGCCGGCTGCGGCGGCGCTGGCGATCTCCAACCCGCTCTCGGCGCTGGGCGGCGGGATGATGTCGCTGTTCTCCACGCACCCGGCCACGGCCGACCGCGTGGCCAAGCTGCAGGCGATGGCGGCCTAG